The window TGGTTGTACCACTTTTTTGTTATTGATAATGTTACCTTGACCGTATTATATATAATTTTTCTTCTCTCTTTAGGTCCATGAAATGGCAATGGTTTCAGCTGTTCAGGAAGCTCAGAAGGATAACCTTAGAGGCTTTAATGATCACATGTTAAAAGTTTTGGAGGTTAGTGTAAGAAATGATCTTGGTGTGATGCAATTATCACTGGATTTTACTTTCCATAGATTTATACTATACTGTATATGATCATGTTGAAATTGTATTCCTATCCTTGGTGTAGCATTTGAACTTCTTTCTTCATGTTTAATTTTTATTCTTTATGGATGACATCTAATCTGATTTAGTGTCAAAGGGTAATCCTGTGACCTTCATTATTGTCAAAAAAAGAAAATTGCATAGAGAAGGTAACAAGTAATTGAGACGATCTTGTTTAAAAGTCACAGTTGAGCTTATGGATTTATTCTATTTTCAAGATTCATTGTTGGTGAAATTTGATATTTGGCAGGAGGATTGGCAGATGGAAAAACGTGATTTCCTCCAAAGCTTAAGCCATATTTCAACATTACCCAGGACTAATGTCACTTATACAGTCAGCGCTGGTAGTCGTCCTGGTCAATTAACACCCATAGCTTCCAACCCTCATGGTTCATCCGGTCCATCCAGCATGGAGCTTGTACCCCTAGATAGCAAGCCCATCCATGAGAGAAAAGCCTCTGTTTATGCCGAAATTGTAAAGAATCTCAACAATGCAAGGCAGCGTGGTTTACCATTTAAGGTGAGCTTATTTCTTTTTAGCGTTTTTTTTTCCTAAAATTCTGAAACATATTTCACGCTGAGGGACTTCTGAATTCATATGCTGGAACAGTGTTGAGCTCTTATTTGTGGGCTTTTCCAGGGATGAAAGAAAAAAGAAATTCTCAATTGGATGTTTGAATTGGAAGAACAGCGTAAAATAAAATGCTGTGAACTTGATCCAATTTCCAACACACGAGATATGTGCTGCTTTTTTATGGCATCCACCTTTTTTTGGTGGCTTTGATCTTTTGTGGTTTTTTTCTTTGGCAATTTCTGCAGAAAAGGGATGCTACTGTAGGCTGAGTTTAGATATAATTATGATATATTGCTGATTTTAGATATACTTATGATATATTATTGTTTATTTGTACTTAGCCTGCTACAGCTTTCAAGGGTGCGTATGAAAGTTTAGGCCTTCATGCATCTGGAGGAAAATCAGTGAACATGCAGAAGATATGGCACCTTCTTCAGGTAACTTCTAATCTGCTCATAAAATAAAATGTAATATGTATGATTTATTTTGGGTTGGTGACTGCTATCTGTATAAGATAATCAACTGTTGACTATATCAATCTATTGACAGACATTGCTGAGTGAAGATATGACCATTCAACGAAGTGTTTCAAAAAAGATGTCATTAGTTATCGGTGCAAGGCGCCACCTGGAATGGGGGCATGAAAAATACATCATGGATACAATTCAAAGTCACCCTGCTCAGGTAAAAAATTTTGTGCTGTATATTAGTTGCCTAAATCGTTAACAAATGTGCTAAAATGAGTTCCCTTCACAATGTTTATGTGCTAACTTAATGGCCTATCAACGTTGTGTCTCTATTTCTTGGATCTTTTTAATCTTCAAATGTGTTTTTCCTTACCTGTTTTACTTGTGCAATAATTAGTTTATTTTCTTTGTACTCTTTGCCACTTCTTAATAGTCTTCTCTTCATCACCATGCAGGCTGCCCTTGGAGGGGTTGTTGGAAATTTACAAAGAATTCGCGCCTTCCTTCGGGTTCGTAATCATGTTTAAGTGTTGAGAACTTGCTTGTTGTTACATGATATGCTATCCTTCCAGATCTTTATCTTGCTTGGTATCTATTTTGTTTCTTTGCAGATTCGTTTAAGAGATTATGGAGTTCTAGATTTTGATGCAGTCGATGCACGTAGGCAGCCTCCTGTTGATACCACTTGGCAGCAGGTCTTTAGTTCTTAATTTTTACATGTCTGAAGTTAGATATATAATCTTTAGATACTCATCTTTCAAGTTTCAAAGTATATGTTATATGGGATGGACAATTTCTTAGAAATTTCACCCTCTGGGCTGCCAGGCCATCTTAGAGGAGCAATTCATTCAACTCATAGTTGTGTTCTTTCTATGTGTGCCAGATCTACTTTTGCATGAGGACTGGCTATTATGATGAAGCTAGATCAGTTGCGTTGTCATCTCGTGCTTCAAACCACTTTGCTCCTCTGGTAAATATATTTTCCCTAATTACATGTGCATAAACTACTATATATGGAGTAGCCTTAGTGATCATTTCAGTTTTGGACAGTTAACTGAGTGGATCAATACTGGAGGCATGGTGCCTGCGGAAATTGCAACCGCGGCATCTGAGGAATGCGAGAAAATTCTAAGAATTGGTGATCGTGCTGGTCGACCTGCGTATGACAAGAAAAAGCTGCTACTGTATGCTCTCATATCCGGTTCTCGTAGGCAAATTGACCGCCTGCTACGTGATCTGCCAACTCTTTTCAACACTATAGAGGATTTCTTGTGGTTCAAATTGTCAGCTGTCAGAGACTGCCCAGTTGGAGCTGCCAGCATAGTTATGAATGAGAGCCTGGTACCATACACGTTGGAAGATTTGCAAGCTTACTTGAATAAATTTGAGCCATCATATTATACAAAGAATGGAAAGGACCCTCTGGTATATCCATACATTCTGCTTTTAAGCATCCAATTGATACCAGCTGTCGTATACTTGTCCCAAGAATCTGGAGAGGAGGGATACAACATTGATGCTGCCCACATATCAATCGTGTTAGCAGACCATGGGGTTCTTTCTGAAAGTGCTGGAGCTGTACAAAAGATGGGAGTGATGGATGCGTATGCCGAGGCATCTAGCATCATCAGGCAATATGGATCTGCATATTTCCGTGTTGATAAACTATCAATGGCATTAGAATATTATGCACAGGCTGCTGCTGCAGTTGGTGGTGGCCATTTGTCATGGTCTGGAAGAGGTAATGTGGATCAGCAAAGGCAGAGAAATTTGATGCTGAAGCAGCTACTTACAGAGCTGTTGTTGCGGGATGGTGGGGTATATCTTTTACTTGGTTCAAGAGGTGCTGGCGAAGAAGGTGAACTGAGACGATTTTTGATTGATGCAAAAACAAGACAACAATTTCTGCTTGAAGCTGCTTACCATTGTCAGGAAACTGGGTTGTATGAAAAAGTAATGCTTCTTTCCCTGTCGTCCTTGCTTTCAAAATTTTCAGAAGCTGTATTAAAGTTTTTCTACCTGAGATACTGTTTAGTGGTCTGAAAGAATATATTCTTCCAATCAAGTGTGGCTTTGGTGCCTTTTCTATCTGAAAAAGGTGCTAGTAATACTGGGGTTGTGCTATGTTCATGTTTGGTACAATTGGACTGCATTGAGTTTAAATGATTACAAATTGGACTTCTTGTTTGAGCAACATTGGGACCCCATTGCTTCAAATTTTATTTTATTTTTTCTTGGGGAGGGTTACAATGAAGTATAATATATTTCTTGGTAGCTCAATAGTCACCTTAAAAACCAAGTTGAGTTCATTGTGGAAAGCTTAGTATACTCAACACTTTGATATTGTTTTGATGTTTCATGTATTGTTCCCTCTCATCTTCATGCTGTCATTAATAACTATTCTCTTAGATGCACTAACCTTGTTCGCCTCTCTTTTTATACAGTCCATTGAAATTCAGAAACGAATCGGGGCATTCTCAATGGCATTGGATACCATTAACAAGTGCCTCTCAGAAGCAATCTGTGCCTTCTCACGTGGTAGATCAGATGGGGAGAGCCGAACTGCCAGTCTCATTCATTCCGGAAATGAGATCTTGGAGATGGATAAATATTCTTCTGAAGTCAGGTTTGTTGACACTACCATCTTCTGTTCACATTATTTACTTTGTGTCTTGATGTTAGCTCGTTTGAAGTTTAAATAATGTTTCTGTTTACACTGGTGCTTGAATATTATGTGATGCATGTAATATAAAGAAATGGATAGACCTTCTCACAATGCATGTCTTGCAATCTATGTTTTGACTGTAAAGAGAGAATTGTAATGATTACTGATTCGAAGTAAACCCTATTTCAATATCTGTTTACACTGGTGCTTGAATATTATGAGATGCATGTAATATAAAGAAATGGATAGACCTTCCCACAATGCATGTCTTGTAATCTATGTTTTGACTGTAAAGAGAGAATTGTAATGATTACTGATTCAAAGTAAACCCTATTTCAATATCTGAGTTAGCAACAGACTTCCCCAGGCATATTCATAGAGTTAACAATGTGTTAACAATTTCTGCAGTGTTTACATGGTCATGCTTATTTAGGATAGGATGTGCATTTTGTTTTATGGGTGATATAATAGATTTTCACTCTTATTCTGTATCCGATTTAGCTGATGAAAGCCATTTGAATGTACCATGCAGTCCTCAAGAAAGGGAGAGTGTTTTAGAGCAGCAGACTGTTCTAAGACAACTTGAAGCCATACTGTCGATACATAAGTTGGCAAGACTCGGTCATTATGTTGATGCTTTGAGGGAGGTGGCCCGACTTCAATTCCTTCCTTTAGATCCACGAACACCAGATACTACCACTGATGTGTTCAAGAACCTAAGTCCCCATGTCCAAGCTTGTGTTCCGGACCTCTTGAAAGTTGCACTTGCTTGTCTGGATAACATGGTGGATTCTGATGGATCACTCCGAGCCTTGAGGGCTAAGGTATGCTTTAAAAATTGGTTTCATCATTTATTATTTTGTATACCTATTTTGCATAACTTATATATGTTTGGCCTTTATCTCTTTTATTAGTCAGTTATTTGTTTAATGCAATTTATTTCATTTAATGTGGGTGTTTCATAGAAATCAAGCAACTAAGGTCCTAATCCTGGACTGTTGCTGTATGAAAATTGAGGTGTGATATTAAGGTCTCTTTGTTTTTGTTTTGGTCCGACTGTTGTATGCTTGGTAGTTTGCCATTACTTTTTCTTCAGCTTAATTACTTCGCTCAGACCTTGCCAGTTTGAGCCATGGCTTGGATGAGAGCTGCCATGGTTTCTGATTCTTCTCTCCCAATCTCTCCTAATGTTTAAGCATTTAAGAATTGCCTCAAGTATGGAAAAGGGGGCCTCTACCTGTAGCTTTATTGTTTATTTTTTATTTTTCTGTCTTTTGGGAGTTGGCTAATTCATAGTAGCAAAAAAATAAAAATAAAAATATATATATATATAGAGAACTTTTCTCAGGTGCGGACGTCCGCACCGTTTTATGGTGCGGATTTTCGTCCGTTCGCCACCGTACGACACCGGCGAGGGCGTGCCTCCACCCCCAGCTGACTCCAGTAGCTACCCTGACCACTTTCCATCCCCGGTGAGTCCNNNNNNNNNNNNNNNNNNNNGCCAGATTGACTTTGTTTGAAGTTTGGGTGATCTGGCCGGAAAATTGGAATTCGGCAGACTCGCCGGGATGGAAAGTGGTCGGGGAAGCTGTTGGAGTCCGTTGGGGTGGAGGCGCGCCCTCGCGCGGCGCCGTACGGACGAAAATCCGCACCGTAAAACGGTGCGGACGTCCATAGCAGATGGACTATATATATATACAGTCCGTTTCAGATACGGACGTCCGCACCACCTTACGGTGCAGATTTTCTTCCGTTCGCCACCGTATTGCGCGCGAGGGCGCGCCTCCACCCCAGCGGACTCTAGCAGCTTCCCCGACCTCTTTCCATCCCCGGCGAGTCCGCCAAATTCCAGTTTTCCGGCCAGATTGACTTTGTTTGAAGTTTTGGGTGATCTGGTCGGAAAANNNNNNNNNNNNNNNNNNNNGGTGGCGAACGGACGAAAATCCGCACCTGAGAAAAGTTCTATATATATATATAATTAGAAAAGAAAAATAGAGGTGTCATTGGATACTTGTAATGTTGTCTGAGCTGAAGTTGATCTATAGTATATGTTTATGATTGATGAGCCATTTGGTTTTTGCAGATTGCTAGCTTCATTGCAAATAATTCCAATAGAAATTGGCCGCGTGATTTATACGAAAAACTTGCTCGGACCTTGTGACATGTGAAGGCAGGATTTCCAGAAGACTAGCTAGCTCTCTCCTGTTTGTTTTGTTTGACAAAGTAATGAGATGCATGTTGAACCAAATCTTGCTTCTGAACTGAAATTCTTTGAAAAAGTCATTATTAAGCATCAAACTTACCTCTATCATCAAGCTACGGTGAATCAAAAAATTAACCCTAGTGTCTTGTTTTCATATTTTTCTTTTTTTAAATTTATTTGTGCTTTTCCTTTCAGAAGGTGAAATAGTCAGATTGTGAGCGCGTCAAGTGTTTTGAATATTAAGCTGGCAGTTAGTTACAACTCACAAGTCGATCATTTCACGCTTCAAAGTTCTAACCCAGACCAAACAAAGCAAGAAAGCTAATTAAGGTGATGTAAAATTAATCTACTTGCAAGTTAGCTGGGTGCATTATTATTTCGTTGACTTGTAGTTGTGAAGAACACATTACAGTCAATTTCAACGTTGATGATATTGTCTTTAGTTGTAGGCATCTTCCATCCAAAATCAGCCGTCATTGTTCTGTCCCAGTTTTCTTATCCTGCTTGGTCTACTTGTTGAAGTGTGCATAATTGGAGTTCGGTGGGTATACTGGGAGCCTTTGGTGCTTTGGTGCTTATACGTCTAGTGTAGGTGTTGAAGCTTTGAAAATCGGCTTTATCAGAGAACCCTGATAAGAAGTAAAGGTCATTAATGTCTTTCAAAATAAATGAATTTAAACCTAATGTGGTTGATTTAGTGAAACCATACTAGGTTGCAAGTGGAGCGGGTGTTGTAGAGTTCTCAAGAAAAAGACGTCTCTATTTCCACAAGTGGAGCGGGCGCTTGTGTGGAAAAAATATCCATTTAGGAGGGCCATATCCAAGCTGCTTTCCACCCCGAACAGCTCACTCGGTCGTCATATTTGTAAAAAAAGTAACTAAAATTTATGTCAGTGGAAATGTGGAACAGTAATATTTTGAATATTTTTTTTGGCCTAAGGTATGTGAAACCATATCTTTTCTTGTTTCAAATGTCCTAATACTTTAGCTCATAATAATAGAAATTTTTCTGACGTAATGAATCTTCCGGTCTTCCCCACCAGTTCTACAAGTGACTAGGTAGGGGGGGGGGGAAGAAGAGGGGCAGACCATCATTTTCTAAAACTGGGGTAAAATTGTAATTCAGGAGATAATGACAGAATTGTAATTATGGTGTAAATAAGAACAAAATTGTTATTTTCAAGGGATGCTTATGAACAGTAAAGGCTGCACCTCCTTTACTATAGAGAAATAATCCCAACATGATTTCAAAAGTGTTGATTATTTGTTACCATATCTAGAAAGCTTAAAACATTTTCATCTTTAAATGCTAGCCAATTCTCTTATACTGGTGATTCTATATATGTTTCAGACTTCTCGTACATCCTTCCCATTCCACTTCTACTCTTATCAAATGGATATCACCTCTGAAAGGTTTTTGTATACTGAACTGTGATGGTTCAGTTTTAGCCAATTCTAACATCGCTGCAGGGTTTGTGATTCAATATACTCAAGGTTTTCCTCTTGTAGCCTTTACCAAACGTTTTGGTCATTCTAATGTTGTTTTTGCGGAAGCTTTTGCCTTACGAGCATGATTAATGGCTGCTATGCTACACGGTTACAAACATTTATAAGTAGAAGGATGGTTTTACACTAATCCTTGGAAAATCAGGACTATAATCAATTATATTCGACACCCAGCTACTTCATTCGTTTCACTTGAGTTTCGACATATTTGACGAGAAACAAATTTTTTTGCTGACGCTGTTGCAAATCTTAGCCATTCGATATCCATCACAAGTTGGAATCAAAGTCTCCCGTTTCTCCTACTTTCAATTTTGATTTTCATAATGTAGGTTGTTTTGGAGTTTTACGTTCTTTTTATTACACAGTCGAATTTAAAACATTTTGAATTTTTGTTTTATGGCCAAATCGACGTGGGAAATAAATAACAGAAGGAAAAAGGTGTGAGAGGGAAAAGATAAAAAGCCGAACCAATTGGTTTCTGAAGCAAGCAAGCAAGGCAGCCCCCTTCACTTCCTCTGTTTATCGATAAAGTTTAGCTGCGTCCAGTCTACTTGAGAAACCTGGCTCCTCTGTCTTAATGGATTCTTTGGGGGACCCTGATATCAATGACGACGAAGAAGAACAAGCTCACTATGCTTCTGGGTCTGCATCCAAATTACAACCCAGGTTGGGATTTTTCCTCCAAGTCAATCTAAAAAAGCGTTGCAGGGTTCTGATTTTGATGTTTCGGTTCTTTCAGGGCAGTTGTATCCAGGGCTCGCTGGAATGACGAGATGGGCATGGCTCAAGTCGTAGTTCAGAAGGGCACGTTCTCCAAGTCTACTGGAATTGTTCGCAGTGGCAAGCTCTATTACTCCATTCATGAAGTTCTGTAAGTCAACTAAGCACTTCTTTATTCTTTTTGTTTTGATACTCAAATTTGATTATGATCAGTTGTTGAGATGGATTTATTTGCAAGTTGTGACAATTGTATAAAGGTTTTTGGTTGAAATAGGGGCTTTAGTTCTGTTGGATGAGACTGATACCGTCCTTTCCTTGGAAGATGTGTATGTGAAGATGTCAAGTGGAAAGTATAGATGCTGTTGGGATGAATTTCGGGCTTATAGGCAACTCAAATCTCTTGGTTACATTGTTGGGCGCCATGGGATTCCCTGGTCTGTGAAGAAGGCTAAGAGTGATTGCGAAATTATTGCTTCCCAAGGTTGTCCTGAAATTGATGAGGTGGGGAAGTTGGAATCTGAAGAGATCGGGTCTGTCGTTGGGTTGTTCAAAGAGTTGCAGATTAATGAAGCAAGGCCGGTTTTTAATGTGTATCACCCGAACAGCAAGTTCAGGAAGTCTTGTCCTGGTGATCCAAGCTTTGTGCTCTGTTTTACTAGGTATTTGTTCTCGTTACTTGAAATAATGCAACTCAATTTATTTCATTGTTATCTTTTTATTTGTGTGCGTGTTGGTTTTTGACACTAATCCTCATCATCATAAGCCAGGTTTCATCAATTGTTTGAATGATTTATGTTAAGTTACACTACAGTTAGGCACTGAATTATACCGACTTTTATAGAGGATTCCTTTTTATGTCATTTTATGCAAGCACAACAACATCCACTATATTATTCTCTTTTCTTATATTCACTCTTGCAATTTCTTATATGGGAATGGTTTCTGTACGAGATTACAAAATGTTCTTGTTCACATAAATTGACTCCTGCACAGCTTCATGCATATGAAGCGAATTCTCTCTCCAAAGATTTTGTAGAGTAGTAGCAAACAATAAACCTTTGCTTCTGTAAATCATTTGATCGATGTGCCCTCTTTAAATATGTATTTGAAATTCATAACTAGGTCCAATAAAATGTTTTCACATCATTTTGAGATTCTGATACTTCAAACTTTCATTTTGATGTGTTTGATAATAGAGAAAATGAATATTGCCGTTAAAACATACATAAATTTAGCAATTCCACTGATCAATGATTCTTCCTGTTCCAGCATACCCTCTGTATTAGCTTCTACCTCATTTTTGTGTTGGTATAAAAGTTTAACCATGATGCTAAAGTATCACACTGCCTGTTATCCTATGTGTTTGAGCACCTATCTACTTAGTACTGTAGGTTAGTGCAGGTTCTATACGTTTGACTAGTTTTCTACTGAGGTGCAGTTTTAACCGGCATCAAACAATTTGGGGGGTTTGTCCTGTATGTACATTTTCACTTCCAAATTTTGTGCATCCCTTATTCCCTTATGGTTGCAGGAAAATCCTTTCACCTTTTGTTTCTTGACTTTGCTTTGAGGTCCATTTGTGTGCCCTGCAAGAACATTCTTTCCCATCTGTTACTTAACAATTGTAAGAGCTACATTCTACTGTTATTACTCAGGATTGACCTATTATTGTAGTACTTGGCAAAAATTTAAGTAATGAACGTTTGCATGGCATGTGATGAAGTGGTATTTTATTTGACATCTTGAAAGTTCAATGAGGCTGGATTGATCCAAGTAGTGGTGGAAAATGAATATTTACCTGAACAGATTGGGAAAAGGAATTTTTTTGTTTTTAATTTGAGCTTAGATTCGATAACCAATTTTCTTCCAGTTAACTAGTAGACCAGAATCAAAATGTCAAGAAAAGAAAAACATTAAAGTAACCCAGAATCTATATCTTTTCTCAATTGATCTTGGAATCTCAACCTCTTATAATAATTTATGATTATATGCTTGGCTTCTCTTTTAGGGGATATCCACCATCCAGAGCAGAGCTTGATGCTCTTGAGGAACAATGTGGGAGCATTCCTTTGAAGTTCTGTAATGTGGAGCAGGGACGGGTGAGTTTCTTTTCCTTAGTCAAGGTGGAACTTCCTGTCCTTGATTGACATTTGAGTTTGATTTCATCATGTACCGAGTCACAAACGATCCAGCAACAAGAGATTGCCAGCTTTCTCTTGGCTGTGTTAGCATCTGACATTGTTAAAAACATACTATCAGCTGAATATGTAAACCCAGCAAGTTTTCACCTTTGATTACTACTAGTATTTTGCATGAGCCCACAAGTCAATTCTGGTGATACAATTTTGATGTACTGATAATTGCTTGAAGTTGTTCAGTGACCAATTTATGGGAGGTCGCATATGAGCATAGTGAATCAGCTTATTATTACTAGGTTGGAGCTGTTTTTGCGTAGTGAATCAGCTTATTATTACTAGGTTGGATCTGTTTTTGCATAGTGAATCAGCTGGAGGAAATTCACTTCATGGTTTAATTGTTGTTGTAAAAGAATTTCATGCCAAGAAAATTGGAAGGCGACGGGATCTTGTTGATCGTAGAGAACCGCTTCAGTTTGACAGTTTAACCTTTAAGTTTTTTTTTTTTTTTTTTTTTTTTTTTTTTTTTTTTTTCTTATAGTAGAAATGCCTCATTGAGTTGTTTTTTTTTCCCGATGAAAATATTGTTGTGAGTTCTCTATCTACTGGTGAATTGTACATTATTTACCTTTTTTTTTGGTTAAAAGGATGCCTAAAAGAAGGTTATCAAGAAGTAGTAGAAAAAAGCTTAACAAGTAATCCCAGACTTCCTGGGTCTCGAAACATCAACAAGGTTGTCAAGAAGTGTAGTAACCAAAATAGAGAAACTTTGCCATCAAGAATGTCACTTTGCTGAGACCAAGGACCAAAATATCCACAATATCCTTGATATTTTCTTGAAATTTTTCTTTTTTGCAAACATGGATATTAATTTTATATTTTCAATATATAATATTTAGTTTTTTTTTGTCGAATATACAATTTTTAGATAAAATTTGGTACAATTTATATCGATATTCGATATTTTCTCAATATATCCATCGAAATTTTTTTTGTTCAAACCACCGATATTTACGTGATCATCGATATTTTAGTCCTTAACTGAGTGAGACCTATCATTTTAATCGATCATTTAAACTAAAGTTCCTCTCATAAACTCTTATGTCTTAACTCGAAACTAAGGTAATGTCCACGGAATGAAAGAAGTGCCTAAAGGCCTAAGTTCACTGAGATGCTGATATTGTCAACTTTAATTCTAACACTAAATCTGAGGCATAAAACCCAACTTCGATTGCCTTGTGTTGTAAACTCATGCTTCTTTCCCTGCGGTCGGGTTGCTTCACCCCTATTTTTGAACCTTTCTTAGAAACTAGCCTTTTACCCATAATAACACAGTTATTTTCTCCCCACTCTCACTTTTCTCTTCCTAATTATCTCTTTATTTTATTTATTTTATTTTTTTATTTACTATATTAACCCTTGTTTTTATTTACTATATTAGGTTTCATTGAATTGAGCTTTACTTTAAAGAAATTTTTGCATTTGGGTATTTTCCCTAATCTGAATTAACTTAATAAGGGTAGTATTGTCAGAACATAATTTGGTAATTTATGGACGGCTCGCTTTATAATAAGAGAGAAGAGAGATAAAATCTTGGGTAAAATATTGTATAGTCTTTGTGGTTTGAAGTCGACA of the Fragaria vesca subsp. vesca linkage group LG6, FraVesHawaii_1.0, whole genome shotgun sequence genome contains:
- the LOC101308482 gene encoding uncharacterized protein At2g41620-like; amino-acid sequence: MATDQNMSSWTDLLHSSTKLLEQAAPSAQFPPLQRNLDQLETLSKKLKAKTLRNEAPQQSIAATRLLAREGLNAEQLARDLKSFELKTTFEDVFPAEATSIEDYLQQVHEMAMVSAVQEAQKDNLRGFNDHMLKVLEEDWQMEKRDFLQSLSHISTLPRTNVTYTVSAGSRPGQLTPIASNPHGSSGPSSMELVPLDSKPIHERKASVYAEIVKNLNNARQRGLPFKPATAFKGAYESLGLHASGGKSVNMQKIWHLLQTLLSEDMTIQRSVSKKMSLVIGARRHLEWGHEKYIMDTIQSHPAQAALGGVVGNLQRIRAFLRIRLRDYGVLDFDAVDARRQPPVDTTWQQIYFCMRTGYYDEARSVALSSRASNHFAPLLTEWINTGGMVPAEIATAASEECEKILRIGDRAGRPAYDKKKLLLYALISGSRRQIDRLLRDLPTLFNTIEDFLWFKLSAVRDCPVGAASIVMNESLVPYTLEDLQAYLNKFEPSYYTKNGKDPLVYPYILLLSIQLIPAVVYLSQESGEEGYNIDAAHISIVLADHGVLSESAGAVQKMGVMDAYAEASSIIRQYGSAYFRVDKLSMALEYYAQAAAAVGGGHLSWSGRGNVDQQRQRNLMLKQLLTELLLRDGGVYLLLGSRGAGEEGELRRFLIDAKTRQQFLLEAAYHCQETGLYEKSIEIQKRIGAFSMALDTINKCLSEAICAFSRGRSDGESRTASLIHSGNEILEMDKYSSEVSPQERESVLEQQTVLRQLEAILSIHKLARLGHYVDALREVARLQFLPLDPRTPDTTTDVFKNLSPHVQACVPDLLKVALACLDNMVDSDGSLRALRAKIASFIANNSNRNWPRDLYEKLARTL
- the LOC101296219 gene encoding uncharacterized protein LOC101296219 yields the protein MDSLGDPDINDDEEEQAHYASGSASKLQPRAVVSRARWNDEMGMAQVVVQKGTFSKSTGIVRSGKLYYSIHEVLFLVEIGALVLLDETDTVLSLEDVYVKMSSGKYRCCWDEFRAYRQLKSLGYIVGRHGIPWSVKKAKSDCEIIASQGCPEIDEVGKLESEEIGSVVGLFKELQINEARPVFNVYHPNSKFRKSCPGDPSFVLCFTRGYPPSRAELDALEEQCGSIPLKFCNVEQGRALIKGARESWTYAIFWQSSYDMPGASMLGWGEGFYKDERDKVKTKPKTTTSLVEQEYRKKVLRDLNSLISGADTSADNAVIDHEVTDAEWFFLVSMTQNFVNGSGLPSQAFFHSNPVWVAMQDRLAASSCERARQGQVFGLQTMVCVPTTNDVVELGSGGIGEVGVGRKRRP